Part of the Candidatus Fusobacterium pullicola genome is shown below.
GAGTAGCTTCTGGTACAGTTACTACTAAGTTAGGTACTCCTCCATCTACGTGAGCAAGTAGTGTTCCTTGAGCAGCTTTAGTATTTACAAAATCCATTCCTTTTCCAGCAAGATAGTTTAATCCATCTAGATCAACTTCTTCAGCTTCAATTATTATATCCTCTTCTGGTTTTTCTATTAAAACAGCTGTTTCAAATAGTTCTCTTCTTCCATCTTGGATATATTGTCCCATTGAGTGTAGATCAGTTGAAAAATCTGCTGCTGCTGGGAATAATCCTTTTCCATCCTTACCTTCAGATTCTCCAAATAATTGTTTCCACCATTCACCAAAATAGTGTAATCTTGGCTCATAGTTTATTAACATCTCAATGTTTTTACCTTTTCTATTTAAGATATTTCTTATTGCTGCATATTTGTAACAATCATTCTCTTCAAATGGTGCATTGTAATCATTTTGAGCCTCTCTAGCCCCTGCCATAAGCTCATCTATATCAATTCCTGCACAAGCTATTGGAAGTAATCCAACTGGTGTTAAAACAGAGAATCTTCCTCCTACATCATCAGGAATTACAAAAGTTTCATATCCTTCTTCATCAGCTAATTTCTTTAATGCTCCCTTTGCTTTATCTGTAGTTGCATATATTCTGTTTTTAGCTTCTGCTTTTCCATATTTTTCTTCTATATGTTTTTTTAGAACTCTGAAAGCTATTGCTGGCTCAGTAGTAGTTCCAGATTTAGATATTACGTTGATTGAATAATCTTTTCCTTCTAATATATCTAATAGGTGCTTTAAATACACTCCAGAGATGTTATTTCCTACATAGAATATCTCTGTTCCTTTTCTTTTATCCTTTGGTAAGTTGTTGTAGAAAGTATGAGATAAGA
Proteins encoded:
- a CDS encoding glucose-6-phosphate isomerase; protein product: MKKLSFDYSKALGYVREEELSFMKEQVLAAEKFLNEKTGAGNDFLGWIELPTNYDKAEFERIKAAAEKIKRDSDILLVVGIGGSYLGARAAIDFLSHTFYNNLPKDKRKGTEIFYVGNNISGVYLKHLLDILEGKDYSINVISKSGTTTEPAIAFRVLKKHIEEKYGKAEAKNRIYATTDKAKGALKKLADEEGYETFVIPDDVGGRFSVLTPVGLLPIACAGIDIDELMAGAREAQNDYNAPFEENDCYKYAAIRNILNRKGKNIEMLINYEPRLHYFGEWWKQLFGESEGKDGKGLFPAAADFSTDLHSMGQYIQDGRRELFETAVLIEKPEEDIIIEAEEVDLDGLNYLAGKGMDFVNTKAAQGTLLAHVDGGVPNLVVTVPEATPFHLGYLFYFFEKACGMSGYILGVNPFNQPGVESYKANMFALLGKKGYEKEAEILNKRLENK